A region of Candidatus Liberibacter africanus PTSAPSY DNA encodes the following proteins:
- the atpH gene encoding ATP synthase F1 subunit delta translates to MSHSFDIFADISGRYSHSLYGVSSEAGVLDVVSDDISRLDALLAESSDFSFFIHNPVFSMKDRQLVVDDLVKTTNFCVVTENFLRVLISNGRLSILPAIIKSFRVVCMYYRNQVMAYVRTFSCLSLQQQNQLRDCLEKMVGQSVILDIVKDFRLMGGFIVEIGSYQIDASLHTKLVKLGFMLKEVD, encoded by the coding sequence GTGTCTCATTCATTTGATATTTTTGCTGATATTTCTGGTAGGTATTCCCATTCCTTGTATGGTGTGTCTAGTGAAGCGGGTGTTTTAGATGTTGTATCAGATGATATATCGCGTTTAGATGCGTTGCTTGCGGAATCTTCGGATTTTAGCTTTTTCATTCACAATCCTGTTTTTTCTATGAAAGATCGGCAACTTGTTGTAGATGATTTGGTAAAAACAACCAATTTTTGTGTTGTTACGGAAAATTTTCTGCGTGTTTTAATATCTAATGGAAGGTTGTCAATTTTACCTGCGATCATAAAATCTTTTCGTGTGGTTTGTATGTATTATCGCAATCAAGTAATGGCTTATGTCAGGACGTTTAGTTGTTTATCTTTGCAGCAACAGAATCAGTTAAGGGATTGTTTGGAAAAGATGGTTGGGCAAAGTGTTATACTGGATATAGTAAAAGATTTTAGGCTTATGGGTGGTTTTATTGTGGAGATTGGTTCATATCAAATTGATGCATCTTTGCATACGAAATTAGTAAAGCTTGGTTTTATGTTGAAAGAGGTTGATTAA
- the atpA gene encoding F0F1 ATP synthase subunit alpha, with protein MDIHAAEISDILRKRIKDFSNDSEFSEIGNVISIGDGIARVYGLNNIKAGEMVQFSHGVYGMALNLEVDNVGVVILGSYKEISEGDIVKRTGRVVDVPVGSELLGRVVDALGNPIDGKGPIECKKRSCIEANAPGIIQRQSVCEPLSTGIKAIDALIPIGRGQRELIIGDRKTGKTSIILDAFLNQQSAHEKGSNKDQVYCIYVAIGQKCSSVARFVKELEERGALSYSIVVVASASDPVPMQFLAPFTGCTMGEYFRDNGKHALIAYDDLYKHAIAYRQISLLLRRPPGREAYPGDVFYLHSRLLERAAKMSDAMGAGSLTALPVIETQVNDVSAYIPTNVISITDGQIFLETELFHRGIRPAINIGLSVSRVGSSAQVKAMKQVSGAVKGNLAQYREMLSFAKFASDLDASTQKFLSKGERLAEMLKQPQFSPLAMEEQVVMIFAAINGYLDEIEVSQISKFEKEFLSQIRASSKGILEDIRQQKVLTDEIRNNLINEIEAFLKYFN; from the coding sequence ATGGATATCCATGCTGCAGAAATTTCTGATATTCTAAGAAAAAGAATTAAAGATTTTAGCAATGATTCTGAATTTTCTGAGATAGGGAATGTCATTTCTATTGGAGATGGTATTGCGCGCGTTTATGGCCTAAATAATATTAAGGCTGGGGAAATGGTGCAGTTTTCCCATGGGGTTTATGGGATGGCATTGAATTTGGAAGTCGATAACGTTGGTGTTGTAATCTTAGGTTCTTACAAAGAAATTTCCGAAGGAGATATTGTAAAGCGTACCGGTCGTGTTGTTGACGTTCCAGTTGGTTCGGAATTACTGGGTCGTGTTGTAGATGCCCTTGGTAATCCGATTGATGGTAAAGGTCCGATTGAGTGCAAAAAAAGATCATGTATTGAGGCAAATGCACCAGGGATTATACAACGTCAGTCTGTTTGTGAGCCGTTATCAACGGGGATTAAAGCAATTGATGCTCTCATCCCTATAGGTCGTGGTCAGCGTGAATTAATAATTGGTGACCGAAAAACTGGGAAAACATCAATTATTTTGGATGCTTTTTTAAATCAACAGTCTGCGCATGAAAAAGGATCAAATAAGGACCAAGTCTATTGTATTTATGTTGCGATTGGACAGAAGTGTTCTTCAGTTGCTCGTTTTGTTAAAGAATTGGAAGAGCGAGGTGCACTAAGTTATTCTATTGTAGTTGTGGCATCTGCTTCTGATCCAGTCCCAATGCAGTTTTTAGCGCCTTTTACGGGCTGTACCATGGGTGAATATTTTCGTGATAATGGTAAGCATGCTTTGATTGCATATGATGATTTATACAAACACGCAATTGCTTATCGTCAAATATCTCTTCTATTGAGGCGTCCACCTGGTAGAGAGGCTTATCCAGGGGATGTTTTTTATTTGCACTCTCGTTTATTAGAAAGAGCGGCAAAAATGTCAGACGCAATGGGAGCAGGTTCTTTGACGGCATTACCTGTGATAGAGACACAAGTTAATGATGTCTCCGCTTATATTCCAACTAATGTTATATCTATTACAGATGGGCAAATTTTTCTAGAAACGGAACTATTTCATAGGGGTATTCGGCCTGCTATTAATATTGGATTATCAGTTTCGCGTGTTGGATCTTCTGCTCAGGTTAAAGCTATGAAGCAAGTATCAGGTGCCGTGAAAGGAAATTTAGCTCAATATCGTGAAATGTTGTCTTTTGCCAAATTCGCTTCTGACCTTGATGCTTCTACCCAAAAATTTTTGAGTAAAGGGGAAAGATTAGCAGAAATGTTAAAACAACCACAGTTTTCTCCATTAGCGATGGAAGAGCAGGTGGTTATGATATTTGCTGCTATAAATGGATACCTTGATGAGATTGAGGTATCGCAGATAAGTAAGTTTGAGAAAGAGTTTTTATCTCAGATACGAGCTTCATCTAAAGGTATTTTGGAAGATATCAGACAACAAAAAGTCTTAACTGATGAGATCCGGAATAATCTAATAAATGAAATAGAAGCATTCTTAAAATATTTTAACTGA
- a CDS encoding F0F1 ATP synthase subunit gamma, whose protein sequence is MASLKELKNRIHSVKETQKITESMQLISVNKLRRVQESINNASLYQSRIKEFFMQCIADHPDQGFFSPFIKGTGRDNVYLLVVCTSEKGLCGGFNSQIIRFARDRIREFIQDNKKIKIFIIGRKGYEGLYAEFSSMIIDNIELSSKKEIDFVKAGGIAHQIMSLFTSDVFDQCFFIHSEFKSIMQQIPRMSKIIPLSLDQRSKDQQEENMLVYRYEPTHHSVIEKIVLQSISSQIFWIILENKASELGARVTAMDNATRNAGQMVDTLVLSYNRQRQMRITTELIEIIAGAEAV, encoded by the coding sequence ATGGCCTCGCTAAAAGAGTTAAAAAATCGCATACACTCTGTGAAAGAGACACAGAAAATAACTGAGTCTATGCAATTGATTTCAGTCAATAAGTTGCGTCGGGTGCAAGAATCTATAAATAATGCTTCTTTATATCAATCCCGGATAAAAGAATTTTTTATGCAATGCATTGCTGACCATCCTGATCAGGGATTTTTTTCTCCATTTATAAAAGGAACAGGGCGGGATAATGTATATCTTCTCGTTGTTTGTACATCAGAAAAAGGGTTGTGTGGAGGTTTTAACTCTCAGATTATTCGTTTTGCTCGAGATCGTATTAGAGAATTTATTCAAGACAATAAGAAGATCAAGATCTTTATCATAGGTCGAAAAGGATATGAGGGATTGTATGCAGAATTTTCCTCTATGATCATTGATAATATAGAATTGTCGTCTAAAAAAGAAATAGATTTTGTTAAAGCGGGTGGTATTGCGCATCAGATTATGTCTCTTTTTACAAGTGATGTCTTTGATCAGTGTTTTTTTATACATTCGGAATTTAAATCAATTATGCAGCAGATTCCGAGAATGTCGAAGATAATTCCATTAAGTTTAGATCAGAGATCAAAAGATCAACAAGAAGAAAATATGTTGGTTTATCGTTATGAACCTACGCACCATTCAGTGATTGAAAAAATTGTATTGCAGAGTATTTCATCGCAGATATTTTGGATTATTTTAGAGAATAAAGCGAGTGAATTAGGTGCGAGGGTTACTGCTATGGATAATGCTACTCGTAATGCTGGTCAGATGGTTGATACTTTGGTTTTATCATATAATCGTCAGCGTCAAATGCGGATCACTACTGAGCTTATTGAGATAATTGCAGGCGCGGAAGCGGTGTAA
- the atpD gene encoding F0F1 ATP synthase subunit beta — MITEAKTQNVGKIQQIMGAVVDVVFVDSLPPIFGSLETSKKDSRVVFEVVQHLGEKTVRCIAMNRTDGLSRGDLIIDIGTQITVPVGEATLGRIMNVIGEPVDNQGAILSSEKRAIHQPSPLYTEQSTDASILTTGIKVIDLISPYQKGGKIGLFGGAGVGKTVLIMELINNVAKAHGGYSVFAGVGERTREGNDLYHEMIDSNVNIDPSKNNGSAVGSKCSLVYGQMNEPPGARARVALTGLTVAEHFRDQGQDVLFFVDNIFRFTQANSEISVLLGRIPSAVGYQSTLAAEMGELQERITTTLTGSITSVQAIYVPADDLTDPAPAASFTHLDATTVLSRQISEKGIYPAIDPLDSNSSILEIDIVGEEHYTVARRVQEILQRYKSLQDIIAILGMDELSEEDKLVVSRARKIERFMSQPFHVAESFTGLPGKFVSLEETIRGFKGLLQGDYDHLPELAFYMVGSIDEAVQKAKEI; from the coding sequence ATGATTACTGAAGCCAAGACTCAGAATGTTGGGAAAATACAACAGATTATGGGAGCTGTTGTGGATGTTGTTTTTGTGGATTCCTTGCCGCCAATTTTTGGATCTTTGGAAACAAGCAAAAAAGATTCTCGTGTTGTATTTGAAGTAGTTCAACATTTGGGAGAAAAGACAGTTCGATGTATTGCTATGAATAGAACTGATGGTTTGAGTAGAGGGGATCTTATCATTGATATTGGCACGCAAATTACAGTTCCTGTTGGAGAGGCTACTTTGGGTCGTATTATGAATGTAATTGGAGAGCCTGTTGATAATCAAGGCGCTATTTTATCTTCAGAGAAGCGTGCTATCCACCAGCCGTCTCCTCTTTATACAGAGCAATCTACAGATGCTAGTATTCTTACAACAGGTATTAAAGTTATAGATCTCATTTCTCCTTATCAAAAAGGGGGAAAAATAGGGCTATTTGGTGGTGCAGGTGTTGGAAAAACAGTTTTAATTATGGAATTAATCAATAATGTTGCGAAAGCGCATGGTGGTTATTCGGTTTTTGCTGGTGTAGGTGAGCGTACTCGTGAAGGAAATGATTTGTATCACGAGATGATTGATTCCAACGTAAATATTGATCCAAGCAAGAATAATGGCTCTGCGGTAGGATCTAAGTGTTCTTTAGTTTATGGTCAGATGAATGAGCCTCCGGGTGCCCGTGCTCGAGTTGCTTTGACGGGATTGACGGTTGCTGAGCATTTTCGGGATCAAGGACAGGATGTTCTTTTTTTTGTAGATAATATTTTTCGATTTACGCAGGCAAATTCAGAGATTTCAGTTTTGTTAGGGCGTATACCTTCAGCAGTAGGATACCAGTCTACTCTTGCTGCAGAAATGGGAGAATTGCAAGAGCGTATTACAACGACTTTGACGGGCTCTATTACTTCTGTGCAAGCTATTTATGTTCCTGCAGATGATTTAACAGATCCAGCTCCTGCCGCGTCCTTTACACACCTTGATGCTACAACTGTTTTATCACGTCAGATATCGGAAAAAGGAATTTATCCAGCTATTGATCCACTTGATTCAAATTCGAGTATTTTAGAAATAGATATTGTGGGAGAAGAGCATTATACGGTCGCACGTAGGGTTCAAGAGATCTTACAACGTTATAAATCCTTACAAGATATTATTGCAATTCTTGGTATGGATGAACTGTCAGAAGAAGATAAATTAGTTGTTTCTCGTGCACGTAAGATAGAACGCTTTATGTCACAACCATTTCATGTCGCTGAGTCTTTTACAGGTTTGCCAGGTAAATTTGTTTCGTTAGAAGAGACAATTAGAGGATTTAAAGGATTACTACAAGGTGATTATGATCATTTACCAGAACTTGCATTTTATATGGTAGGATCAATAGATGAGGCTGTACAAAAGGCTAAGGAAATTTAA
- a CDS encoding F0F1 ATP synthase subunit epsilon, with amino-acid sequence MSLNALHFELASPEKCFFSGEVESVILPAESGEMTVFVNHDSVLTTIKPGIITVGLSFEDVHRYVVLGGVCGIVSSRCTVLSETILLIDGSCLTILEGRIDEVRSSLDNIYDVDQRSQMEQFLTDLSYLHGKLQ; translated from the coding sequence ATGTCTTTAAACGCTTTGCATTTTGAATTAGCTTCGCCAGAAAAATGTTTTTTTTCTGGCGAGGTTGAGTCTGTTATACTTCCTGCTGAATCTGGTGAGATGACAGTTTTCGTCAATCACGATTCTGTTTTGACTACAATAAAACCTGGAATTATTACGGTGGGTCTTTCCTTTGAAGATGTTCATCGTTATGTCGTACTAGGAGGAGTTTGTGGTATTGTGTCATCGCGCTGCACGGTTTTAAGTGAGACTATCTTGTTGATAGATGGATCTTGTCTTACAATATTAGAGGGTCGGATAGACGAGGTTCGTTCTTCTCTTGATAATATCTATGATGTAGATCAAAGATCTCAAATGGAACAGTTTTTAACAGATTTATCTTATTTGCATGGTAAACTTCAGTGA
- a CDS encoding adenylosuccinate synthase: MTNVVVVGLQWGDEGKGKIVDWLSEKSDVIVRFQGGNNAGHTLKINGVIYKLSLLPSGIVRPDKMSIIGSGVVIDPHSFVSEISNLANQGICVTPNNLRIANNASLILSVHRDLDMLREGVVSCYGTRIGTTQRGIGPAYEDRVGRRAIRVMDLTDMENVSGKIERLLLHHNALRRYFGEKEVLCETILKELMYAREKILPFMDIIWSFLARECRKGARILFEGAQGFLLDNDYGTYPFVTSSNTIAAQAAIGSGIAPDSLGYILGVVKAYTTRVGEGPFPTELKNETGCFLKEVGKEFGTVTNRQRRCGWLDLVSVRRSVIINGIKGIALTKLDVLDGLDELKICVGYQIDGCKVDCLSEDYLFHDRFEPIYIVLDGWKKSTVGMRVFSDLPKEAKDYIRKIEELLGVPVALLSVGPERENTLIISNPFDN, translated from the coding sequence ATGACAAATGTAGTGGTAGTCGGCTTGCAATGGGGTGATGAGGGAAAAGGCAAGATTGTTGACTGGCTTTCAGAAAAATCTGATGTAATTGTGAGATTTCAAGGAGGCAACAATGCTGGTCATACTTTAAAAATTAATGGTGTTATTTATAAGTTATCTCTTCTTCCTTCGGGGATAGTGCGTCCAGATAAGATGTCTATTATAGGCAGTGGTGTGGTGATAGATCCGCATTCTTTTGTATCTGAAATTTCAAATTTAGCAAATCAAGGAATTTGTGTTACCCCTAATAATTTACGTATCGCTAACAATGCATCTCTCATATTATCTGTTCATCGAGATCTTGATATGTTGCGAGAAGGTGTTGTTTCCTGTTATGGCACTCGTATTGGAACTACACAAAGAGGTATCGGACCAGCTTATGAGGATAGAGTTGGACGACGTGCTATTCGTGTGATGGATCTCACTGATATGGAGAATGTTTCAGGAAAAATTGAACGATTATTATTGCACCATAATGCATTGAGACGTTATTTCGGTGAAAAAGAAGTTTTGTGTGAAACTATATTAAAAGAGTTGATGTACGCAAGAGAAAAAATTCTTCCTTTTATGGATATTATATGGTCTTTTCTTGCGCGTGAATGTCGTAAAGGAGCGCGTATTCTTTTTGAAGGAGCGCAAGGTTTTTTGTTGGATAATGATTATGGAACCTATCCTTTTGTTACATCCTCCAATACAATAGCTGCACAGGCGGCTATTGGATCTGGAATAGCTCCGGATTCTTTAGGGTATATTCTTGGAGTAGTTAAAGCTTATACAACACGTGTTGGCGAAGGACCTTTCCCTACTGAATTAAAAAATGAAACTGGTTGTTTTTTAAAAGAAGTTGGCAAAGAATTTGGGACAGTAACCAACCGACAACGTCGTTGTGGTTGGTTAGATTTGGTGTCAGTACGTCGATCTGTTATTATTAACGGGATTAAAGGGATAGCATTAACAAAACTTGACGTTCTTGATGGCCTTGATGAATTGAAAATTTGTGTGGGATATCAGATAGATGGTTGTAAAGTAGATTGTTTGTCGGAAGATTATTTATTTCATGATCGTTTTGAGCCTATATATATAGTATTAGATGGATGGAAGAAATCTACTGTTGGTATGCGTGTATTTTCTGATCTTCCTAAAGAAGCAAAGGATTATATACGTAAAATAGAGGAATTATTGGGAGTGCCTGTAGCTTTGTTATCTGTTGGTCCAGAAAGAGAAAATACTCTGATTATCTCTAACCCATTTGATAATTAG
- the rpoH gene encoding RNA polymerase sigma factor RpoH, with protein MARRNMPTIVNGEIGLSRYIREIQKIPMLEKTEEYMLAKRYREHNDLSAAHRLVTSHLRLVVKIAMGYRGYGLPISEVISEGNVGLMQAVKKFDPERGFRLATYSMWWIKAAMQEYILRSWSLVKIGTTANQKRLFFNLRRLKGHLQAITDTNLKQEQVVAIANKLHVSESEVIAMNCRLSGDESLNVLINSSDKDSSQWQDWLVYDHDSQEQVLIEKEEFKNRHNMLMRSMSVLNPRERRIFEARRLRENPVTLENLSSEFEVSRERVRQIEARAFEKIQVEIQRQTSLSSSSLQLHIKRNTRKQTKQKIII; from the coding sequence ATGGCCCGTAGAAACATGCCGACAATAGTAAATGGTGAAATTGGACTCAGTCGCTATATCCGCGAAATACAAAAAATTCCTATGTTAGAAAAAACAGAAGAATATATGCTGGCCAAAAGATATCGTGAACATAATGATTTGAGCGCTGCTCATAGATTAGTGACAAGCCATCTTAGACTTGTAGTAAAAATTGCCATGGGTTATCGTGGCTATGGCTTGCCTATCAGCGAAGTAATATCTGAGGGCAATGTCGGGTTGATGCAAGCGGTTAAAAAATTTGATCCAGAACGTGGCTTTCGTCTCGCGACATATAGTATGTGGTGGATTAAAGCCGCAATGCAAGAATATATTTTGCGTTCATGGTCTCTAGTGAAAATAGGTACTACAGCCAATCAAAAACGTCTTTTCTTTAATTTAAGACGTTTAAAAGGACATCTACAAGCCATCACTGATACTAACTTAAAGCAAGAGCAAGTCGTTGCTATTGCTAATAAACTTCATGTTTCAGAATCAGAAGTAATTGCCATGAACTGTCGTTTATCTGGAGACGAATCTTTGAATGTACTTATCAATTCTTCCGATAAAGATTCAAGCCAATGGCAAGATTGGCTTGTATATGATCATGATAGTCAAGAACAAGTTCTTATCGAAAAAGAAGAATTCAAAAATAGACACAATATGCTAATGCGCTCTATGTCTGTATTAAATCCCCGTGAAAGAAGAATTTTTGAGGCAAGACGTTTAAGGGAAAATCCTGTAACACTTGAGAATTTATCTTCCGAATTTGAAGTCAGCCGCGAGCGCGTACGACAAATAGAAGCGCGTGCTTTTGAGAAAATCCAAGTAGAAATACAAAGACAAACATCTCTATCTTCTTCTTCTCTCCAGCTACACATAAAACGAAATACTAGAAAACAAACGAAGCAAAAAATAATAATTTAA
- a CDS encoding RluA family pseudouridine synthase, which produces MPTTLNNNFPMKISLLANSTAEGRIDRWLSINLKEQFSRSYVKTLILNGFISINGTVFTDPSRKVVPGESFYVNIPPAQPLNMDQENIPLHILYEDNDIIVINKPAGLVSHPAPGNWTGTLVNALLYHCKNNLSSINGIKRPGIVHRLDKDTTGVMVIAKNDIAHQKLSEQFADHGKTLGLKRSYYAIVWGIPFPDSGIINAPLGRCKSNRLRRSVKKIDDKTADQAITHYQTVEIYNKKPNCSVSLIECRLETGRTHQIRVHMAHKGNPLIGDPLYGKGFKTKENLLNNNAKNAILSLARQALHAYSLSFNHPCKNKVMSFKVPIPDDMLNVIRKLNEK; this is translated from the coding sequence ATGCCAACAACATTAAACAATAATTTCCCCATGAAAATTTCACTATTAGCCAATAGTACAGCAGAAGGAAGAATAGATAGATGGTTATCCATTAATTTAAAAGAACAATTTTCAAGATCTTATGTTAAAACGCTAATACTCAATGGCTTTATCAGCATTAATGGAACAGTTTTCACAGATCCAAGTCGAAAGGTTGTCCCTGGAGAGAGTTTTTATGTTAATATCCCTCCAGCACAACCATTGAATATGGATCAAGAAAATATCCCCCTTCATATCCTATATGAAGATAATGATATAATTGTAATCAATAAACCAGCAGGTCTTGTTTCACATCCTGCACCCGGTAATTGGACGGGAACTTTAGTCAATGCCCTTCTGTATCACTGTAAAAACAACTTATCTAGCATCAATGGCATAAAGCGCCCCGGGATTGTCCATAGACTAGATAAAGATACAACTGGAGTAATGGTAATTGCTAAAAATGATATCGCACATCAAAAACTTTCAGAACAATTTGCTGATCATGGAAAGACCCTGGGCTTAAAACGTTCTTATTATGCAATAGTATGGGGAATACCCTTTCCAGATTCTGGAATAATCAATGCCCCTCTAGGACGCTGCAAATCAAATCGATTGAGACGTTCTGTAAAAAAAATAGATGATAAAACAGCAGATCAAGCTATCACACATTATCAAACAGTCGAAATCTATAATAAAAAACCTAATTGTTCAGTATCTTTAATAGAATGTCGTTTAGAGACAGGTAGAACGCATCAAATTCGTGTACATATGGCGCACAAAGGAAATCCACTCATCGGTGACCCTTTATATGGGAAAGGATTTAAAACAAAAGAAAATCTCCTTAATAACAATGCAAAAAATGCTATTTTATCACTTGCAAGACAAGCACTACACGCTTATTCTCTATCATTTAATCATCCTTGTAAAAATAAAGTTATGAGCTTTAAAGTCCCTATTCCCGACGATATGTTAAATGTGATCCGCAAATTAAACGAAAAGTAA
- a CDS encoding metallophosphoesterase family protein, with translation MFILAHISDIHLSYPPSFFELSPKRLIGLANWHFNRKKYFSHATANLLINDIFSHNVDHLSITGDLINFTSKREISAATHWLKSLGNPYNISIVPGNHDAYTRKAKAKSLLAWEQYITSDSYPIDSTKKNLFPYLRIRDNIALIGCSTAIATPPFTANGYFGQKQAHDTSNLLRKTNKEGLFRVIMMHHPPILDTSSVYNRMFGIKRFKKMIWHEGAELILHGHTHLNSLHWMENTKKLIPVVGIASASQKINYHKPQASYNLFYIEKKNDNWTLIRDRYTISPDSLSVHKECSETFL, from the coding sequence ATGTTCATATTAGCACATATATCAGATATTCATCTTAGCTACCCTCCGTCTTTTTTCGAATTATCTCCAAAAAGACTTATAGGACTGGCAAATTGGCACTTCAATAGGAAGAAATACTTTTCGCACGCAACTGCTAACTTGTTAATCAACGATATTTTCTCACATAACGTTGATCATCTTTCTATTACAGGCGATCTTATCAATTTTACATCTAAAAGAGAAATATCTGCTGCTACCCATTGGCTGAAAAGCCTTGGCAACCCTTACAATATATCAATTGTTCCAGGGAATCATGATGCTTACACCAGAAAAGCGAAAGCAAAATCCCTACTTGCATGGGAACAATATATCACTAGTGATAGTTATCCCATAGATTCAACAAAGAAAAATTTATTCCCTTATTTACGTATACGTGACAACATTGCTTTAATTGGATGTTCAACAGCAATAGCAACCCCTCCTTTTACTGCCAATGGGTACTTTGGACAAAAACAAGCTCATGATACATCTAACCTTTTACGCAAAACCAATAAAGAAGGGCTCTTTCGTGTCATTATGATGCACCATCCACCTATTTTAGACACAAGCTCTGTATACAATCGTATGTTTGGTATTAAACGATTTAAAAAAATGATTTGGCATGAAGGGGCAGAATTAATCCTTCACGGGCATACACATCTAAACAGTCTTCACTGGATGGAAAACACTAAAAAATTGATACCGGTCGTAGGAATAGCATCAGCTTCTCAAAAAATAAATTATCACAAACCACAAGCATCTTATAACCTTTTTTATATCGAAAAAAAGAACGATAATTGGACATTAATAAGAGATCGATATACTATCTCGCCAGATTCTCTTAGTGTGCACAAAGAGTGTTCAGAAACTTTTTTATGA
- a CDS encoding RluA family pseudouridine synthase has protein sequence MTSVKYIAVEKDEENMRFDRWFKNHYPQINFVNLQRILRSGQIRLDKKRVKSNDRIQSGQVVRIPPIVNALNNMIKDEKKSDFSVAKHSEFLKSILLYADSHIYVFNKPAGISVQGGSGITNHIDGFLQSWADSKLQKPRLIHRLDQDTSGLLVVARTRIAAQNLTESFRMRRIKKIYWSLVWGVPQNKKKCISNWLLKKNQAGGDYVRVVNPGEKGANHAISYFKIIDSFAQKFCWLEMQPYTGRTHQLRVHALHMGYPIVGDKKYFINSKGNFADCIQKKLYLHARYIDLPHPEGGRLQITAPLPEHMVETWKSFGFQYKQDLCFQRL, from the coding sequence ATGACATCTGTTAAGTATATAGCGGTTGAAAAAGATGAAGAAAATATGCGTTTTGATCGTTGGTTTAAGAATCATTATCCGCAAATTAACTTTGTAAATCTCCAAAGGATATTACGATCTGGTCAGATAAGATTGGATAAAAAGCGCGTTAAATCTAATGATCGAATCCAATCTGGACAAGTAGTACGTATTCCTCCGATTGTGAATGCTTTAAATAATATGATAAAGGACGAAAAAAAATCTGATTTTTCTGTAGCAAAACATTCGGAATTTTTAAAAAGCATTTTACTGTACGCAGATAGTCATATTTATGTTTTCAATAAGCCTGCAGGAATATCTGTCCAAGGTGGATCCGGTATTACAAATCATATTGATGGTTTTTTGCAATCTTGGGCAGATTCTAAATTACAAAAGCCACGTCTTATTCATAGATTAGATCAGGATACTTCTGGTTTATTAGTCGTAGCACGTACACGTATTGCAGCTCAAAATCTTACGGAATCTTTTAGAATGCGTAGGATTAAAAAAATATATTGGTCACTGGTATGGGGTGTTCCTCAAAATAAAAAGAAATGTATTTCCAATTGGTTATTAAAAAAAAATCAAGCTGGAGGTGATTATGTCCGCGTGGTAAATCCAGGAGAGAAGGGGGCTAACCATGCAATTTCTTATTTTAAGATCATTGATAGTTTTGCACAAAAATTTTGCTGGCTGGAAATGCAGCCTTATACAGGACGAACACACCAATTGCGTGTTCATGCTCTTCATATGGGTTATCCAATTGTAGGAGATAAAAAATATTTCATCAATTCTAAGGGCAATTTTGCTGATTGTATCCAAAAGAAGTTATATCTTCATGCGCGTTATATAGATTTGCCTCATCCTGAAGGAGGTAGATTGCAAATAACAGCTCCTTTGCCTGAACATATGGTTGAAACATGGAAATCTTTTGGCTTTCAATATAAGCAAGATTTATGTTTTCAACGTTTATGA
- a CDS encoding lysozyme inhibitor LprI family protein, whose translation MFKKNIFLLTIIIALQSMALTDETYLDQNNMNDNETKTLQSVQEELNETYKKVLNKIEGHQKQLFEKSHDSWEKYRDSECDFTSSGLEGGSAKTMIYTNCLQDHTIQRNEKLTSYLTCPEGDLSCPFINNE comes from the coding sequence ATGTTTAAAAAAAATATATTTTTACTGACTATTATTATAGCATTGCAATCAATGGCTCTCACTGACGAAACATATTTAGATCAAAACAACATGAATGATAATGAAACAAAAACTTTACAAAGTGTACAAGAAGAATTAAACGAAACATATAAAAAAGTTTTAAATAAAATTGAAGGTCATCAAAAACAATTATTTGAAAAATCACATGATTCATGGGAAAAATACCGGGATTCTGAGTGTGATTTTACTTCTTCTGGATTAGAAGGAGGTTCTGCGAAAACAATGATTTATACAAATTGTCTACAAGATCATACCATACAAAGAAATGAAAAACTAACGTCTTATCTGACATGTCCGGAAGGTGATTTAAGCTGCCCATTTATAAATAATGAATGA